The Nerophis ophidion isolate RoL-2023_Sa linkage group LG05, RoL_Noph_v1.0, whole genome shotgun sequence genomic interval agcggtcaagcgaacatgttttctctacgtcaaccagcatgtttttggatgggaaaattgtgatatttagtCCTACTggagaaatcagtggattatgggacttcctcctgcagtagctgtcaaaaaaggcagctgtgagcttggctccttggcttctctctgaaacactgcatgttcaccgcagccatccgacctcgaggtatttctttacaatctcactaaaacactgttaaaacaataaccagataagggatcttccagaattatcctcgtaaatgtgtctaattacatctgaaacgctgacactgccgccgctttttttttttctatagtccttcactatcaatatcctaattcacaaatctttcatcctcgctcaaattaatggggaaattgtcgctttctcggtctgaattgctcttactgctggtggctcgcattataaacaatgtgaatatgtgtggagccctgcaaccagtgacgtcacgcgcacatacttccggtaaaggcagggcttttctattagcgacaacaagttgccaactttatcgtcgatgttctctactaaatcctttcagcaaaaatatggcaatatcgggaaatgatcaagtatgacacgtagaatggacctgctatttgctattcccgtttaaataagaaaatctcatttcagtaggcctttaaataaatgataGTTTTAACGAggattcacttctttttacacttgtatgcctCCTAAGTATGTTGAAATGTGACTAAACACACATAATGACATTTTAacagtttgacactggaacagactatttgtaTTAACATGATTTCCTATAAGGTGATTTAAATTTGACCTCAGGGGGTGATCTGATCACACGACCATGAAAACACAGAGAAGTTTTTAAACCGATCGGTCATTCCAAGAGGTGGACTTGGACTGTTTGTTTTATTGCAAGTCAGGCAAGGACCCAGTAGCACGCGCCTGCTCCTGGAAAGACACCAAGAGGGCGGAACCAAAGCCAAAGTGCAAAGTGTTGCCATGTTCTATTGTGACTCAAAAACAAAATGCATCATAACTTGCAACTTCTACTTCCGGCTTTAGAAACTGTCTGCAGCGTGTACAAGACAGTTGGGGTTGCGCTCGCTCACCTCATAGAGTGTTTCATGGGGTCTGCGGATGTCCAGCTGGAGCAGGTTTCCCAGCAGGGGGAGCGGTCGAGGACCTGGAGGCTCCCTGCGGGACTCTTGCGAGCCGGAAGTCGACGAGGAAACCACAACATAGACCAGCAGAAGAACCAACAGAGCGCCGAGCACCGAGCTGAGACTCAGCGGGACAAAGACGTCCACCAGCGCCATATTTTAAACCACGATGTCTGCGTGGGCTGCTGGTCCACAACAGACTCTGTCCCTGCAGAGGAGACCAGCCCACAGGGCGGGACAACTGTCTCCTGAGAGGACACCCACTTGAAAACGGACCAAAACTTTGACGTCACTCTGACAAATACAATAACAATAACGGTGGCAAATGTtaaacaataatataataataataacgtgtTTAGGTATAAAAAAAAcgattatatttacatataaaataatgacgGTTACAGAATATTACATAATAATGGTTTTATTAACGTAAATTAGTTTAAGAAATAATTATATTTTAATGgtgaaaaaatattaaatcatAATGAATATATTAAAGTAATAAATTATATGAACATATTTACATATTGAACAATGATATTGTAAGGGTGACAAAATATTTAACAATAACAAATATATTGAAATGAATTGTTACACATAATAAACGTGAGGATGACTTCTTATTATATGGTaatgattgtatatatatatatatatatatatatatatatatatatatatatatatatatatcaatccattttctaccgcttattcccttgtggggtcgcagggcggaaggcggggtacaccctggacaagtcgccacttcatcgcagggccaacacagatagacagacaacatttacactcacattcacacactagggccaatttagtgttggcaatcaacctatccccaggtgcatgtttttggaagtatatatatatattttttttttttttcttgaaaccaGACTTtgtggaattctacagaactcagcaagcacatttggaacctcaaagacaataatgttgaatattcaataacatggcaaattcttgcatccagcacaccttacaacagtggtaataaaagatgcaacctatgcttaaaagagaaactgcttagtgtatatcacccagacctgtcacccctcaacaagcgcagtgaaatcatatcagcatAACGTCACAGACAGAAACACCTTCTAGGTAACTTAcgtatgagccaatcaccacgcccctacgcctgcctgtacctgcccactctgtgccctataaaAAACAtcgtatgtgaatgcttccattaaaatctgatgattgagggaacccctcatgaaacaattctgtagagatgaagtagtcttgtgatttttcctacacatacataaatgtatatatatgtgtatatatatatatatatatatacagtatatatatatatatatatatacagtatatatatatatatatatatatgtacgttcacgtgtgggcagcacggtgaaacgggggttagtgcatgtgtctcacaatacgaaggtcctgagttcaatcccacgCCCTggatatgtgtggagtttgcatgttctcccaatgactgcgtgggttccccccgggtatgACAGCTTCcaccaaagacatgaacctggggataggttgattggcaacactaaattggccctagtgtgtgaatgtaaatgttgtctgtctctgtgttggccctgtgatgaggtggcgacttgtccagggtgtacccccatcacgccccgcgaccccgaaagggacaagtggtagaaaatggatggatggatggatggatggatggatgaatgtttacgTGTGTGCGTGTTCACGCATGAATATGAACTTTCGAGCTCACTTTTCTTAACaaggtttaaaaaatgtattcttgtAATAAACTGACCACTATGTGAAGAACAATTTAAAAACTCCATGAAGAACTACAAACATTACATTAAGAACTACATTAGACACTACATAAAACAACCTGAAACACTACACAATTAACTAAATAAAACACAATATGAAGAACTACATATACCACTACATGACAACAGGCATAAACAACTTCATGAATGACTACATTAAATTAAACACTACATGAAGTACTACATAAAACGCTACATAAAGCACTAGATAAAACACTACATGAAGTACTGCATAAAACGCTACGTTAAGAACTGcatgaagttctacataaaacttTTTATAAAGTGGTGCATGAAACACGACAAGTACTACATAAAATGAGGGACAATGAGAGATTATGATCACATGTCAACATCTTTAACATGTAAGTGCTGCCTACATGGAACGCTGCATGAAATACTACAGAAAGTGTTGCATGAAACACTTTGTGAAGCACTACATAAGGCATTACATGAAGTACCACATACAAAGCTACAAAATACACTACATGAATCACTACTATTCAGCTCACAAACAACACAGCGCTCGCAGCTGGTGGTCAGTGGGGCTGAGCGTGAATCCCACACGTGGGGTTAGGTCTAGGTGGTCCTCTGAGACGCCCGAGGGAGGCCTGAAGCAGAAGTGCTGCAGGAGTGtggagaagaagatgaagagtTCCATGCGGGCCAGACTTTCTCCCAAGCAGACCCTACGACCTGAACACAGGAAGAGAACCAGAAAGCTGACACTGTCCTATAAGTGACGACTCAGCAATATCACAAATAATTCTCCCTAGCTACAAGTGAAGAgtcttaataaaaaaatattttggttcAGGGTTTTGTTCAAACTACACAAGACACCAAGGACAAGTTTTTGTCTTTCTTCCTGAAGCACTCACCTGCAGAGAAGGGCATGAAAGCGTCTCGCATGACAAACTTTCCGTCTTTGTCCAGGAAGTGGGCGGGATGGAAGGATCGTGGCTTCTCCCACTCGTCCTCGTCATAGAGGACGGACATGAGGAGGACATAGATGGCGGTCCCCTGAAGACAGACAATGAGGTGAACATTGATGTCTTTTGTTGTGTTGTACTTTGTCACACCTTCTTGATGAAGTGACCCCGGAAGGTGACGTCCCGGCTAGTACTGTGAGGAAGCGCCATGGGGACGATGTTGGCCACCCTTTGGGTTTCGTGGATGACGGCGTCCGTAAAAGGCAGGTTCTTCCTGTCCTCCACCTGGACCTGCCGATGCCCGATTACGTTGTGCAGTTCCTCACGGACCTGCTCTGAGGTGGAACGTGTGTTTTCAGGGTGCTGGCATAGAGGTGTGCGAGACACGAGAGCACAGCCTCTTACCTTGGACGTTTGGATACTTGGCCATGAGGAGAAGAGCCCACCTCAGTGTGGTGGCTGTGGTGTCGGTACCGGCGGCGAAGAGGTTCTGGACTGTCCACATTAAGTTTTCATCATGGAAGTGACCGTTACTGCTGCCAGACTCCTGAAAACAGCCAGCATTGAGAATTTGGACTTTGGACCATCATGTGGTGTTGACGCACCTCCAGCTGCTGCTTGCGGACAAAGAAGGCATCCACAAGGCTTCTGCACATCAGCGGGTTGAGGCTTTTTTTCAAACGACAAAATATTTCCAGATTCTTCCTGCTGTAGTCGTCGGTCAGTCTGAAAAATTCCTTGTTCTGCTTTAGCCTTTTGCCCAGCCACGGGAACATGTTATAGACCTGAGGAGGACATGTCCTTGTTGAAGAAGATGAGGATAGAGCAAGAAGTATGAGGAGAAGAGGCACCTGAGCTGACGGGGAGCCGGCCAGCTGGATTTTCCGGTTCATTCCATCCACCATGGCTGTGAATTCGGGGTCGTCATATTCAAACCTGCTTCCGTAAACGATGGAGCAGATGATGTTTGAGACGGCATAGTTGATTGGCTGAGTGGTGTCAAAGGACTCTCCTGAAACAATCAAGTACAGTCAAAACTGTTTAACTCGTATCAGTCCCACTAAGATTTTGCAAGCTTTTTTGGTGACTGCTGTAGCCTAAAAGGCTTAAAACAAGCTTTATCATACAGTTGCATCAAAACTTTCGAGGCTTTAAATTTTAGCAACTTGTGAATTTGTGAATTTTCAACTTCAAATTTTTTacctaaaaaaaacacatgatttcaacaaaaaaagaaaaacaattagtgtattgatgttttactcgttttataccaCACAGACTAAAATGTATACACTAGATAGCAGTAGAAGCATATTCTCAGAGCTCATTGTTATATTACTGTATGTTTTATTTCCTtataactaataatgataataattcattataattaCAGAAAGAAGCCCCACCAAAATTTTCCTTTTTGTCCACTGTTAGCTCTGTCATCCCCTTTTAAACATTGATTCATGTTCCAAAATATTTAACCCCGTACATTAAGAgtatttgtgaactgttgagagcAACCTATAGAGCCgttttttgttggtaaatgagggtcaatgagagattatcatcacatttcaacatttctaacACTTAAGTGTTACCTCTTTGCTatgtcagcattgcaaatgaaaatatgtcCTTAATTGCCTTATCCtggataaataaatgttaaatatatatataaaaacacgcaaactaaaaattaaatgtttttatactaCATTACTCAGAAGGCCTAGCGCTGTAGACAGAACAAGGAAATAGGTCTGAGCTATGCGGAAAGACAATTGTGTCACTTGGGCAATAAAGAGTTGATACATTGATACTTGGTGTTGTTACTGCTTTGTCTACAGAAACAAACTTCATTACACAGTTGACATGCGTTTGAGCACCGCTCAGAGATAAATGTGACTGGCCAGAAGTTGCGGGCATTGGACTAAAGGTTACAACACAGCGCATAATTTGTTTGATATTTTGTGTAAATTGGCGTGGCATTGTATCTTCTTGGTGGGATTATTTTGCAttccaaaataaatgttttactccATACAGCGGACACTAATATCAAAATTTGCTGCaatgttgccagaattttattgtaaaaataaaagtggtgccatttttccattttcagcaggggtgtcaaacgtagaGGTTTAATCCGGCCCACGACCCGCAAAGTCAGATTGCTCAGTACAAgaatgagctgcattttttttaatgaaagaaacttccattctgaatgtgtccactggatttcGCAATAACAATTCAAGTGTAACTCACATCACACATGATGTGTTTAAAGAtgacgtgtcagctgactttaagcaCCCTACGGATTGGCTGCTGTTACTTCAATCAgcgcaggtgcaagcaatcagctgctcctgttgtggctggcagcagatAACGGCAGAATCGACACACAATACCTTTTTTAATTtcaaattattcactgaacagATAGAATAACAAAACTGTGATATGCAACACTTAAATCAACTTGACCATCATCTTTTAAGTTAGAGTTCCATGTAGTGCTTGCAATTGGTTGAATGCACCATGCGCATCCTGAATTCCATTGTAAAATGTGTGCTtttagtaccaatgattgtcacacacacacaaggtgtggtgaaatttgtcctctgcatttgacccatccccttgatcaaaaTTTggtgtgtttgttctattttattttatcaatcaatcaatcaatgtttacttatatagccctaaatcatgagtgtctcaaagggcttttaTGCCTAAATCTATTTTCACATTGGTGAAGTTTGCAGTTATGTTACCTTGATTATCAAACAACTATCAAacattttgataattgttttgttaatattataattgtaatattcgaatgatgataaatgaatgtgttccGTCAGTTGCGGATGTCGCTTTTCCAAATGTTTTTAATGGTGAACTGCCAGACAGGAAGTGCTTATTGTTTAATGGATTTTTAAAGAATACTGcgacaaagtctaagttcattgtgttgtTCATAGGGTTTTTGAAACTGTTAAATGTTTTTTCCTCAGAACTTTCATCTAATTTGAAGTActttgccaagaggattatttgtaatatgtaacttttcagaatgtgcttgttctatttatggccaaagtaagacaaagaaaacaatctggagttgtttttattttaaaattttaatgcaatgattttaccagtctgtcgTACGTGCATGGGAATAGACTCTCCTCCATGCGACcattgagctaaaatgagtttgacacccctgatttacagtaaTGCGATGTAAAAATGACAACTGCAAAttgtacagtaaaaaactggcagctcagtcaccagaattttaacataaaaacaacagtgaTACAGACTTTACATTTAAattaatttggtgtaaaaaaaacccacccttaaacattacagtaaaattatgtctGCCAATTGTTAAAGTATAATGTACAGATTTGTTTTTTCAGTGCAGTATAAAAAAGTCTGTAGATTTTCAGTAAAATACTGGCAGCTcattcgccagaattttactgtcaaAGAAACAGGTGCAtcgtattttttttcatttacagtaatgcactgtaaaaacaaaaactgtagattttacagaaaaaaactggGAGGTCAGTCATCAGAATTTTGCCGCAACAATAACTGGTACCGGTTTTcattttacagtaatttggtgtaaaaacattgtaaattaGTAAAATCCTGGGGACTGAGTTGCTAAGGATTTTTGATTTAGCCCAAAAAATGTCGGCGGGCTATGGggtgttttctatttgggctccagtactctggaatgctctcccggtaacagttagagatgctacctcagtagaagcatttaagtcccatcttaaaactcattcgtatactctagcctttaaatagaatccccttttagaccagttaatctgccgtcTCTGTTCTGCTCTTCCCCCCTCTCCACGAAGGcacagattaggtgaccacagatgagcgccagctgttcaaagtcgggacccgaggtggaccactcatctgtgcatcagttggggacgtctatgcgctgctgacttgtctccaattAAGATGATCTCcttctggccccactatggactggactctcacactattaacgagatccactcgacgtccattgcaccggtcgcccagggggctgggggtccccacatctgcggtcccctccaagatttctcagtgtatcccattgggttgagtttgtccttgccctgatgtgggatctgagccgaggatgtcgttgtggcttgtgcagccttttgagacactcgtgatttagggctatgtaaacaaactttgattgattgatttttactttactttaatattactgtattaaaataaatatatataatatttagtttttttcagtGTAGTGACAACCTTACCTTGGAACTTCCTGATAACATCCATGAGGTGTTGACATTCCTCAATGATCTTGTCTTCACACACCTTCCTGCCCATTCCAAAGTCTCTCAGGTTGGTGAGAGTGAAGCGTCTCATCTCCTTCCAGGAGTCTCCATTGCTCCATAAGACACCTCAACAGAACAAAAATAGGTCACCATTAAGGGAACATACATGTAGTTACCGACTTGTTGTTAGAAAGTGACTCACCATGTCCTTTGTTGTATTGCGTCACCAGTCGTAAGACATCTCGTTCTCCAAACTCATCGGCGTGGTTGACCAGTGCCTCCTTTACCGTCTTGTAGCCGGCCAGGACCACCACCTTCTTAGATCCCAGGTAGATGGTGAACACGGGGCCATACTTCTTGGAGAGCTAAGAGAGAAGATGAATGTGAAGACCATTAAAAGAGGAGGTAATGTGGTGGTCATCATCACCTCCACCAATGTGTTGTAGGGTCTCTTCAGGTCCAATTGCAGTAGGTTTCCCAGCACAGGAAGTGGCTTTGGTCCCGGGGGGTCATTGCCACCCTGATTGGAGTTTAAAGTGGATGAAGCAACGTACACAACGACTAGGACGACCACAGCCCCCAGCAGGTGGACGTAGATATCCGCCTGGAGAAAAGCTTCCAACAATCCCATTTTAGAATGTGTTCCTCTGCCAGCGTGTACTCACTGCTCACAAAACATTTTGTGATGTGTAATTTGAGACAGCAAAGGGGAGGGGACTTTCTCGTCCATCTTGTTCCCCAGGTTTGCTACACATTAAGGTTAAATTCAtcacatttgttgtttgtttgaggCTGCTCGATTgcttaatgccttttttttttttagagtgtTTCACTATACAGGGCCCTCACTCCTTTTGGAGGGAGGTGATTGATGACCCCCAGCAGTCAAAGACGTCCCAAAGAGACAATAAACGCATGACGGAAAACTTTTAACCTGCAGAGCAGTGTTTAAACATGCCTTTTGATCTCATTTTATTGACCATCAGATAGCAGTCATGTGACGTCAACTCAGTTGTCATTTTCACAGTCAGCCACCAGAGGGCATCAGTCGCCTGTACAGCTTTGTGACGAGCTAAATCTTTTGGCACtgattatattaaaaaaacatgcaaTCTTGGTATTCAGTTATTTGACCTAAAAGTCTGAATAAAGTTTTTGATACTACATCTAACATGTTGTTGAAAATAAGAAGTTTATTTTGATGGATTCATACTTTTCATCTATGAATGAAATGTAAATTTTAGAAAATTAAATAAAAGCTTAAAAAGTTAAGAATTTATTAAACGTGATAATCAGCTTGTTGTTGATCATGAAGCAGAgcaaggaactgcacttttttttttgacttccgttcacaatcattatgaaaagcaatggatgttttttgtttttgtttttttgcattctaaatatttacaatggagcctatgggagccgttaaattctgcctataaagcccttaaaatcTAAATACCTCTATTAAGGtttaatatacatgatgtaagaatatatgtaatgtagtagcgGGCACATttctaatatttattatttacgtattttgatcattttaagaattaatttcaaaaacacatCATGACATTTGCTTCTTcattcttcatcactgattattacatcctgaataaaaaaaaactgtactcaTGTCCCATAGTTTTATGtcacaataccaaaacaaaagagTTTTAGAGTCTTGGCTGATTCTAAATTTAggccccc includes:
- the LOC133553210 gene encoding cytochrome P450 2K4-like isoform X1, giving the protein MGLLEAFLQADIYVHLLGAVVVLVVVYVASSTLNSNQGGNDPPGPKPLPVLGNLLQLDLKRPYNTLVELSKKYGPVFTIYLGSKKVVVLAGYKTVKEALVNHADEFGERDVLRLVTQYNKGHGVLWSNGDSWKEMRRFTLTNLRDFGMGRKVCEDKIIEECQHLMDVIRKFQGESFDTTQPINYAVSNIICSIVYGSRFEYDDPEFTAMVDGMNRKIQLAGSPSAQVYNMFPWLGKRLKQNKEFFRLTDDYSRKNLEIFCRLKKSLNPLMCRSLVDAFFVRKQQLEESGSSNGHFHDENLMWTVQNLFAAGTDTTATTLRWALLLMAKYPNVQEQVREELHNVIGHRQVQVEDRKNLPFTDAVIHETQRVANIVPMALPHSTSRDVTFRGHFIKKGTAIYVLLMSVLYDEDEWEKPRSFHPAHFLDKDGKFVMRDAFMPFSAGRRVCLGESLARMELFIFFSTLLQHFCFRPPSGVSEDHLDLTPRVGFTLSPTDHQLRALCCL